The Pangasianodon hypophthalmus isolate fPanHyp1 chromosome 2, fPanHyp1.pri, whole genome shotgun sequence genome window below encodes:
- the ube2g2 gene encoding ubiquitin-conjugating enzyme E2 G2 translates to MLTSRCHFRFCSVAGVQADVYEAAMAGTALKRLMAEYKQLTLNPPEGIVAGPVNEENFFEWEALIMGPEDTCFEGGVFPALLSFPSDYPLSPPKMKFTCDMFHPNIYPDGRVCISILHAPGDDPMGYESSAERWSPVQSVEKILLSVISMLAEPNDESGANVDASKMWREDREQFNRLAKKIVRKSLGL, encoded by the exons ATGCTCACGTCACGTTGCCACTTCCGGTTCTGTTCAGTAGCTGGGGTGCAGGCGGATGTTTATGAAGCCGCGATGGCCGGAACAGCGTTAAAGAGACTAATGGCGGAATATAAAC AACTCACTCTGAATCCTCCTGAAGGCATCGTCGCAG gtccTGTGAATGAAGAGAACTTCTTCGAGTGGGAAGCTTTGATcat gggacCAGAGGACACGTGTTTTGAGGGTGGTGTGTTTCCGGCTCTTCTCAGTTTCCCCTCTGATTATCCACTCAGTCCTCCAAAGATGAAGTTCACCTGCGACATGTTTCACCCCAACA TTTACCCAGATGGCCGTGTGTGTATCTCGATCCTTCACGCCCCCGGTGATGACCCAATGGGGTATGAGAGCAGTGCGGAGAGGTGGAGTCCTGTACAGAGTGTGGAGAAAATCCTactgagtgtcatcagcatgcTCGcag AGCCGAATGATGAGAGCGGCGCAAACGTCGACGCCTCTAAGATGtggagagaggacagagagcaGTTCAACAGACTTGCAAAGAAGATTGTCCGCAAATCACTCGggctctaa